In Bacillus cereus ATCC 14579, a single window of DNA contains:
- the hslU gene encoding ATP-dependent protease ATPase subunit HslU: MHLHFTPRQIVEKLDQYIIGQKDAKKAVAVALRNRYRRSKLAENLRDEIAPKNILMIGPTGVGKTEVARRMAKLVGAPFIKVEATKFTEVGYVGRDVESMVRDLVETSVRIVKEEMVVKVQDKAEEQANQRLVEILVPSPEKQSGFKNPLEMLFGGAQNSNQTSDTQEDVEIEKKRQDVERKLAAGLLEEEIVSIEVTEQQSSMFDMLQGTGMEQMGMNFQDALGSFMPKKTKKRKLSVKEARKLLSNEEAQRLIDMDEVTQEAVYRAEQLGIIFIDEIDKIAGKQSNSVDVSREGVQRDILPIVEGSNVATKYGSVKTDYILFVAAGAFHMSKPSDLIPELQGRFPIRVELTKLSTDDFVKILIEPDNALIKQYMALLATEGIEIEFSDEAIRKIAEIAYQVNQDTDNIGARRLHTIMEKLLEDLSFEASEITLEKITITPQYVEEKLATIAKNKDVSQFIL, encoded by the coding sequence ATGCATTTACATTTTACTCCGCGCCAAATTGTGGAAAAATTAGATCAATACATCATCGGTCAAAAAGACGCAAAGAAAGCGGTTGCTGTAGCGTTGAGAAATCGATATCGCCGCAGTAAATTAGCTGAAAATTTACGTGACGAAATTGCACCTAAAAATATTTTAATGATTGGACCGACAGGTGTTGGGAAAACAGAGGTAGCACGACGAATGGCGAAACTCGTTGGAGCACCTTTTATTAAGGTTGAGGCTACAAAATTCACAGAAGTTGGATATGTGGGTAGAGATGTAGAGTCGATGGTACGTGACTTGGTGGAAACATCGGTTCGTATCGTAAAAGAAGAAATGGTAGTGAAAGTTCAAGATAAAGCAGAAGAGCAAGCGAATCAACGTCTTGTTGAAATTTTAGTGCCGAGTCCGGAGAAGCAATCTGGATTCAAAAATCCATTAGAGATGCTTTTTGGAGGCGCTCAAAATTCGAATCAAACGTCTGATACACAAGAAGATGTTGAAATCGAAAAGAAACGTCAAGATGTGGAGAGAAAGCTTGCTGCAGGGCTTCTTGAAGAAGAAATTGTATCGATTGAAGTGACTGAACAACAGTCTTCTATGTTTGATATGTTACAAGGAACTGGCATGGAACAAATGGGAATGAATTTCCAAGATGCGCTAGGAAGTTTTATGCCGAAAAAAACGAAAAAACGTAAACTTTCTGTAAAAGAAGCAAGAAAACTCTTGTCAAATGAAGAGGCACAGCGCTTAATTGATATGGATGAAGTTACACAAGAGGCTGTTTATCGTGCTGAACAGCTCGGGATTATTTTTATCGATGAAATTGACAAAATTGCTGGTAAGCAGTCGAATAGCGTAGATGTATCACGTGAAGGTGTGCAACGTGACATTCTGCCAATTGTAGAAGGGTCGAATGTTGCGACAAAATACGGATCAGTAAAAACGGATTATATTTTATTCGTTGCAGCTGGAGCGTTCCATATGTCTAAACCGTCGGATTTAATTCCGGAATTGCAAGGGAGATTTCCGATTCGAGTAGAATTAACAAAATTATCGACAGACGATTTTGTTAAAATATTAATCGAGCCTGACAATGCGTTAATTAAACAATATATGGCATTATTAGCGACTGAAGGTATAGAAATTGAATTTTCAGACGAAGCTATTCGTAAGATTGCTGAGATTGCTTATCAAGTTAATCAGGATACAGATAATATTGGAGCAAGAAGACTTCATACGATTATGGAGAAGCTCCTTGAAGATTTATCGTTTGAAGCATCT
- the hslV gene encoding ATP-dependent protease proteolytic subunit HslV, translating into MGNFHATTIFAVHHNGECAMAGDGQVTMGNAVVMKHTARKVRKLFQGKVLAGFAGSVADAFTLFEMFEGKLEEYNGNLQRAAVEMAKQWRGDKMLRQLEAMLIVMDKTTMLLVSGTGEVIEPDDGILAIGSGGNYALSAGRALKQYASEHLTAKQIAKASLEIAGDICVYTNHNIIVEEL; encoded by the coding sequence ATGGGAAATTTCCACGCTACAACGATATTTGCAGTTCATCATAATGGAGAATGTGCAATGGCTGGAGATGGCCAAGTGACAATGGGAAATGCTGTTGTAATGAAACATACAGCTCGTAAAGTTCGTAAACTTTTCCAAGGTAAAGTTTTAGCTGGTTTCGCAGGATCAGTTGCTGACGCATTTACTCTTTTTGAAATGTTTGAAGGGAAATTAGAAGAGTATAATGGCAACTTGCAGCGTGCTGCTGTTGAAATGGCAAAACAATGGCGTGGCGATAAAATGTTACGTCAGCTAGAAGCGATGCTCATTGTCATGGATAAAACAACTATGCTCCTTGTTTCAGGTACAGGAGAAGTGATTGAACCGGATGATGGTATTTTAGCAATTGGATCTGGTGGGAATTATGCACTTTCTGCAGGTCGTGCTTTAAAGCAATATGCAAGTGAACACTTAACAGCGAAGCAAATTGCGAAAGCGAGTTTAGAGATTGCTGGCGATATTTGTGTTTATACGAATCACAACATAATTGTTGAAGAATTGTAG